Genomic window (Argopecten irradians isolate NY chromosome 2, Ai_NY, whole genome shotgun sequence):
TAATGGAGttcctggagaaaaaccactgaccactTATAATTAGCCGTCAGTACCATGCTACTGCCCACATGGGATGTGACCTCACGACCCAGAGGCGGAGGGATTGTGATATGGCTAAACGGATAATGGCcatttgatatttctgatatgatTTCCATCGTTATTAAAAATTCTAATTAATTCATTAAGTAAGAAGTTACATATCAATATGGCCACTAAAATAGTATAAAAAACTCATGTGTCTCATTCTTTGGGCATATTATTTATGATCAGATgctattatatcatatatgatAAGTTGGTGGAGTGTTGATGGGTTTGTTTATTAATTCCTCTATAAGTATAAAAAAAGTCATAAAAGAATGCCCTTATATGCTCAGTTTTCATCCTAGTGAAAAATGTTTCACTGTACTTacaccattttgtttacctaGACGACCCCACCCACTTTCATTTACTGAATGAATTGACATGTTTCAGGTGGAGTGAAGACCCCTGATATATACTTACTAATTATTATGCATCCTGTGGCATCTTAACTATAGGTGTTCAAACATTTTGTAACGTAGGGTTATCTCCTCCTTGTGGCGTTGTTACATCATTCATTTCTGTGAAATACATCATAGATTTGTGATAAATAAACTGGTCTTGTTCAATCAGATGCTTCAGTACTTGACATTGAAGACTTGTGTATGCTGTGTCAACAAGAGTTTTGTTGATGTTGAGCAAGGCTTCTAGATAACCATTTCTTTTGCACATaaattgatgatgtcacaaaaCTGTGTGCCTGCTATAGTCAAAGTAGATAACTCTGTGTtagaaacaaaatgtttaattaagATATCAGCTTGGTTGCTACTTTTCACAATTTGCATGTCTGTTTTTAAAACATCATCTATAATTCATTCAGATTCTGCCATTCAATTACATTTTTGACTCAGTTACTTTGCTTGTAATGTATTGATCTGCTGATGGAACTTGAACTTCATCTTTTCTTTATTTGTCTCTTAATTAAATACAGGTATTTAGGATTTAAGTACTTTATATATCAACAAACTGTCTTGTAGAAGCTGTTCCTTAAATTGATGTTAATTGTGTAACTTATTAACCCCTATAAACACATTTGAATTGTTCTTATTCTGAAGATGGAACAGTTCATAATAAAATTTCAGGGTTGAAAGAGTTAAGCTCCTGTAATTTCCTAGCTAAATGAGGGTGTTCTAGAAGTTTTCCTTGTTGAAAACGGACATATTGTGTTCGAACCATGCATTCTTGCATCTTTACAGaataaactcattcacccctgaaattttacAATGAACTGGTCCAGCTTTAGCTTTGGGAGATTTCAAATGGGTCTTCaggtgtgaatgagttaaactATATAAAATACTGTGATGCAAATTGTAGTTGCAATTTCCAAAATCATGCATAGGTAATGTGTAAAGTaatatgattttgatattttggcATTGACCCAAAgatcaattatttaaaatgGCTTTTACAAACATTCAAAGGAGTGCACCAGGGTGATGTCATGAGTTCctcttttttataatatttaagaGAAGACTTTTCCACAGAACAAATCTCTAGTTCAGGGCTATACCATTAtacagaaataattaattttctctttgttactggctttctgattggtctattcatttttttcattaaacaaTTGGgggaaaaaatccgagaatggcgcggaaatcctgacgttatcatgacgtcacaatagaaaaattgacgttgcgtattgatttggaaaaaataatcccttggaaaaaatcaatggaatcgtacgtgtaaatgtatttcattttataaagtagcctgggaaattaattataagtattgaagtcactatcttttaatttcatcggtgtatgaaagaaattttgtttgcaaacttttgtgagaatccgctacccTATAAGGGTTGGGATTGTGTTGGTCTTTCATACTTTTTTCAAACTTATGTTTGAATAAATCAAATGGTAAAGTAAAAAATCTTGACATGGGTACTTAACTTATCCACCCCCGAAAATTCACAATGAACTCTTCCTGCCATTGAATTAGGAGAGTTAAAAGTGTCTTCTTGGGTAAAtgagttaaaaaaataatattaggCCTTCTACTTTTTCTAGAAGACAAATATAAACTCGACATGACAAATATAAACAGAATGATAGAGATGATATGattcatattttgtattttctgaTAGAGACAATTCAGACCCAACAAGAGAACAAGATATGATATTTTGGATGGACATTCTCCCAAGTCTCGGTTTGGATCAGCTCTCATTGGCTTAGGGGACTTAAATATCGACGGATTTAAAGGTGAGTACATGTTACACATGGTCCATAAAATTAAACATTGATTAATTTAAAGGCGAGTACATGTTATGAATGAAATATGCACGCATTTTATAAAAGATTTGCTGATAAAGGTCGAAGACATTTCATTCTTGCATTTCATGACCAGAAAAATATGATTGTACTACCTACACTGAGTTTTAATTTGTCTTTGTAAAATCACTACCTATGAATCttaggtacaatgtattgtaACTCTCAAGAGCAAGTTCTTTCTGATTGGCTTGTATGAAAATTGTGGCATATATCACTTTAAAAGAAATCTTTTCGGAAATCgttaaagatataaaatgaaaatttatgcATTTTATTACCAAAAGAAGCAAATATGTGTATGCAAAATGAAATATAGTGATCATTCATATATACCAAACAAACCCATATCTTCTATTTCAGATCTTGCTGTAGGGGCGCCATATGGGGGCAGAGAAAATCGCGGAGCAGTCTACATTTATCTTGGTTCAGAGAGAGGCATAGTGACTAAAGTATCGCAGGTGATCGAAGGTGTTGACCTTAAACCAAATATCGGTACATTTGGTTGGTCACTTTCTGGTGGTCAAGATCTGGACGGTAACAGATATCCAGGTATGGGGAACTAAAGCTCAAGGTTATTCAATTGCCTAATTAACATGTTATATTTCTGATTATGATTGAGTTAATGTGGATTAGACAAATTACTGTaagcaaaaaaagaaaaagaaacaaaaagtaACACAGGTATCCCTATTTAACATGTTTGAGTGTCCAAGGCACTCTTGggatcaaatatagtaatacACATTCACATATTGTTTATGTATTGATTATAAAAAGGTATTAAAACAactgaaattatatatttttctgatgAATCTttaatacattaatattttttttttttttttttgcagatttGCTAGTTGGGGCTTATTCCTCTAACAACGCTGTATACCTGAAGTAAGTGTTAAGTAATGATTTGATTTCAGAATGTTTTATTGGATGGAGATAATTAAATCTCATTGTTTGATGTCAAGAATAGGTCAAGTGATTCATGTGTAACTTTTTACATGCCACCTTGGTGCTTCATCCATTCTTCTTTAATTGTCAGCGCTTCCATTCTAGTCATTTCTTCTTCCTTACGaaagtttctgctcctgcttagtgctcaccATAAATGGAGTGGGGCACATTTTCAGTGATatgtaatgtgaccgggtgtgatgtgcttgttcggtgtcttcagcagcatgcttcagtgagatagcactataaaaatacCAGAATTcaactatcacaaggagacacaaaatGAAAGTTCACATATAGGAAGTCATCCTTATAATGACTATGGTTGTTAATAATGCGTTGATGAAATAAACCAGAACAATCCTCACCAAAGTAAAATTGATCTTTGTTTATCTTTTCATTTATCATGGATTCCAGAAGAGGCATCAAAATTGAGATTACTTTGAAAGTTTGCAATCAAATTAATGGACAATGCCCAGAAAGGTCGCTGGCAGTAAAACTTGATATTTAAAGAAGGCATGATTAATGAAATACGTCGGAATTGAGTATTCTTGCGTTAAGAAGAAGCCTTCCATAGTGACTTGAgatttttagtttttaaatgTGGTATGCTTTATCTTATTATTTCAAATCATTTGTTTTTCAGAGCTCGTCCAATTGTTTATGTTGCTGCCAGTTTAAAGATTGACCCAAAGAAAATTTCACTTGACCGTAAAGTTTGTAACTATAAGGGACCCAAAGCCACCCATAAAGTCACATGGTAAGCTTCTGAGAATCTGATTGGCCGGTCAGTTAaatcttatataaattttgataattcgTACAATGGTATTGGTGACCATTATTCCATTATGATTTAGTAAAAGGGAAAAATCTCTCCTAGATATTATGTTTCCCTTCTATTTCACAGTCATATTAGATACTTCCCAATCTTATTTGATTAGAACATGGGAGGTAACTACAGCAAATGTATTGGAAACAAAATCTTGTGTAGCTATAGTGCAGGAATAGCTAGCAAGTAATTTGTGAATATCATATCGCTATTACATTCAAGAGGTTCCTTCTGTTGcatttgtttataaattttttttctgattgcaGTGTGACCTTATTTACATGCATTAAGTATGATGGTATTGGAGTCCCAAGACAGCTAGGTAAGTACAAAACCAAAAGAAGACCAGAAACAGCGTCTAAAAATTCTTAAGTTCAGACtagccaatcaaagatgacaTTGCAAAAGGCTACATCATATTTGATTGGCTGACTCTAAACCTGAGTTTAAGATTGTTTCATGTTCCTCAAACCTGGAAGCCCCAAAAGTTAGAAAGTGTCGTCTGCTTTATCAATTAGTATGGATCAGTTTCTGTTTGAGTATTTGTTTAAAAAGCAGTTCGAGTAAAAATGTCAGAacttttttaacaattttcacTGGAAGTTAATCTTTATGCAAATGGTTTTATATCTGATCTGTGTAACATTGTTTTCAACATTGTTTTGTAGTTTTTGATCTTTCATGGAGGTTTGATGTTGATAAGAAGACTTTAGATCAAAAACGTATGTACCAGCTAAATACCAACCAAGTTGTGGAATACGTCAACAATAAACGGCTCACGAAAAACAAGGCCTGGTGTCAGAACTCTTTTGTCTACATTAGGGTAAGTCTTGAAAATGAACAGCCCACAAAAACAGTTCAGAATTCTGTGTTTATTAGAGTTCCTATTTCAATAGTAAAGGCttaaaaaaacacttttatcTAAGAAGTGATATGGTCATATGTCACATTTCTTTTCATCTATTTATAAAAACCACAGAAGTATAAAAATTACTAGTGTAATCTTGTATATTTTTGTCTCGGAATCAACTGTGGTTCTCCAACAATTCCAATGTTACAGTAAACCATGTctaaaaacacacatttataacaaatttattgttataacaaagtaattttcattccccgtAAGGGCTCCTTTAAAATGTCTGTAATATGTTGATAATAAAtcatgcttataacaaagtgatttcgtttgtccacagaggtttgttataaccatgtttcaCAATATAtgacagtattaatagttatgTTATTCAATGTTAAATTATTATCAGATTCATTACGATAATGATTGATTTTACAGAATGACATCAGAGACAAACTCGCACCAATCAATGTCCAGTTTGAGTTTAAATTGAAGAAGAGGAGTCTGGCCCGTCGTCGACGGTCACTACAGCCAATCCTTGACCAGTACACACCTACCCTAGTAAACACAACTGTAAGTTACTGACCACACAGTATATAGTCATCCTAGCATTGTGTTACTATAACTAGACACGAATATTTATTCTCAGAATAAAGCTACCATCtataattaaacaccaattcaTCAATTATAGATATGTAACAGTTATTCACAGCCTcttattctgtgtttgtatattacagagttatttgcccttgtgggcaggtattgattgtgcTGTCATGTGTTTCCAAACGTGACATCAaatatttcagagaaaattatatgaaattcaCTCACTTAATAATTTGTCGCAATCAATACCTTCTCCCAAGGggggtaactctgtaatatgcaaggATAGAATTCACTTGTGAGAAAATGAAGCCTGACGACCCAAATGTGTACCTGACAATGCTTATTCCCTTTGACATCAGCcattttaaaacattcataACATAATCgaaatatttcacatttataGGGACATATACAGAAAGAATGTGGTGAGGATGAACGTTGTATCCCTGATGTGTGGGGCACAGCATACACGTAAGTATCATGATTATATATGACACAGTCTTATACTGAAACCTGCagtttccatttcaaaacaagtttgcgaaGATTAGAATTTGCAGCTTGAAAAATTGAATGgcaatttttatcaataaatatatgatGTAGATGGTAATTTGCAGAAATAAACTTTTTGGAAATTTACTTGGATCGGGAAATTCGCAAAAGTAAATCGCacatgaaaacaattttatttacagTGCTGTACACACAGAAACTAATTTTTGGAGGCGGACTGGGATAAATATGACTAGCAATTCTATGTTTATTAGTGTCATAGTGTTTCTCAGAGATCTCATAAATAGATTATGTACCCAGTGGATTATCCATTATATCTTAAGAAGGTCAGCATAACAAGATACTGTCATGTTTAGCCACTAGCTACTACTTTATAAGACGATCTCACCCCGGAATCCTCATACTTAGCTGCCGTTCTGTTGTTAAAATGACACATATTGACACTGAAGTTCAATCTTTGTTTTAGATTTACCGACAATGTCAAACTTGGCAGCACCAGTAATATAGATATTGTCGTCCATCTTGAGAACCGAGGAGAGGGTGCGTTTGAGACGATGTTATACATAGAGCTTCCCAGAGGGGTACAGTACAACGGAATTCAAGATAGAAAATTTGTAAGTGGAAATGTTGTCAAAGTTCTTAAAACTCATCTAATCCAATTCCCTACTTCATTTGATCTAGGAGTTGACTGTTATGAATTTCTCCTTGTTTCTAACTAAATATAAGTCACAATTGTTCTAAAAAATATTATGTGTCTTTAAAACACTAGAAAtcattttgttcacaaaatagTCAAGGCCAATCTTTTTCTTCCATTTACTATTTCAAATATCAGACTATTCCATTTTCTCCTAACTACATATACACTTTTGTATTTTTAGACCATTCCATTTTCTCCCTACTACATATACACTTTTGTATTTCAGACCATTCCATTTTCTAGACTATTCCATTTTCTCCCTACTACATATACACTTTTGTATTTCAGACCATTCCATTTTCATGTGATAGATATACAACAAATGATACAAACCTTGTTACGTGTGACATGGGCAACCCACTCCCAACCAAGGCAAAGGTAGGTAACTCTTACATATCTTTGAACCCGTCTTCTGCTTCCAGTGTGGAATCACATTTCCAATatcaaatcaaaacatttaatgTGTAATTCAGGTTGATCATAATTTCTCATCAATAATGaatcaagaaaaataaaattcatctGTTAAATCTCAGTTTAATTTCAGctaaatttatcatatttagATTTTACCCAAACTTTTTAAATCACTCAACATTCAATATTTATAGGTATGTATGTAGATGTTTATCtaattcacccctaaagacTCATTTGGATTCTTCTGATTCAAAGGAtggaagagttcattatgaattttcagagGTGAATGAATTAATTACATAAGACATGAAAACCACAATGAAATATGCTTTGATATTTAGAAACACCATAAATTTTAATAGCTATTAAGGAAATTATCAGCTAATTATCAGATTGTTTTAACTTTTCGAAAGCAATATCACTCTTGGAAGAATTAtgcatatttaaataatttaaaatgtaaattcaaTTTGATTTCCAGGCAAACTTTACTCTGCGTGTAACTCCAGGTGACATTGATGGAAATATGGACAAACTCATGTTTAAATTTGTCATTAACAGGTGAGAAATGAATCActgtttaattattttgtatatttgaaCATTTGATATTAGGTTAATTTATAGCCAATACATTACTTTTTTGCCAATGTTTACTGTTtattggccttgagttgagcattTGCCCCTGTggggaaggctctgggttctctcccctggccgagacacaccaaagtctataaaagtggtagtttctgctcctgcttagcgctcggcaaacagggagtgggacgactggttcgcccgttgtcagtgtaatgtgaccgggtggggtgtgttgcttggtgtcttcggcgccatgtttcagtgatatggcactataaaaaggtcaacagttccactatacaagaagacacaacatgaatacaccgcagtctcctaaaacatgcacccagcacaacatacacgcaacacaccgcatacatgggaggccgtccttacataaccatagctgttaataggacattaattaatcaaacaaacaaacaaacaaagtttacTGTTTAAGGAATTAATTACTGAGTGGTTGTAATTGTCTCACTTTCTAATATGTGTACTAGCTGAGATTAAGGTGCCTTAGGTAATGTTATTTCTCTCGGGGAAACTGCCTATCTCTTTTTCACCAAGCAAAACATTCGAATAACTTTTAACAAtagcttttgaaaaaaaactaaacCATTTTCTATGGTCAACTTTGGCAAGCCATTTTATAAGAAaagtcaacagtcaaaatgCATTGTCTGATGCTAATAAATCAGCAACTCCTAATCAAAGCAACAACTCATTATCTATACTTGTTCTCTGAAAAAACTAgcaattaaaacatttgaaattctATTACAGTTCCAATGCTGAGCTCAACTCAACATACAGCGACAACACATTCTATGTGAGCATTCCAGTTATCCAGTCAGCTGACATCATCATTATTGGTCGACTTGGCGAAAACCAGACAGAACAAATTGTGTATAATGATACAGGAGTAGCCATCTACAAAGACAGCATATACGGACCCCCAGTCGTACACGAATACGATGTAAGTTTGGCTATGTCTTAAAATATTTATGCAAGTGCTCATTTTTAggtaataattatatacaaattcCTGAAAGTCATAGTTTTGAAATCAACTTAAAATTTGGACTATAAAGGAAAGAAATTAATAGTATATCTTACAAGGGATTGTCAAGTGGAAAGGGGATATCtcagtgaaagattttggcttgtCAAGGTTTAATTGCTGAGGGTTGATGCCCAAAAAGTCATGTAATTTTCTAGTTTACTTCGCACTTTGTAATCTGAAATTAATATTGGATGCAATATAAAAAATCTTCTGTTGATTAAATGATACCTTGAAATTGACTTTTGATTTCAAATAAGTTttcatttctaattttttttttttttttttttcaaattttgattcaGGTCAGGAACTTGGGTCCCAGTGATATCAAAGAAAGTATGATAGACATTTACTGGCCGAGCTTTGACGATGTGGGTCGTAACCTCTTACACCTAACCCACACCCCGGAGGTGATTGGCCAACAGAACAGCCTGTGTGAAACCATTGTTATAACTCCATTTAATTCATCTGTAAGTAAAGCACGTGTTTCACTGGATTTCATATCTGTAAATGATGCCTGTTATTATTGTTGCTTTCTGCAAGACAATGGGAATTACTCACATGCCACGCGATACCTggtaacgtttgtgcgggactgttttttctattggtgatggaatgacatcaaaagatgatatcctgcaCTAATTTTATTTAAGTGGGAAGATAACAAATAGTTACATTCCATCACCATTcaagatactagtcccgcacaaatcAGGTATCATGTAGTTGGTTTCATACTTTCCATGAAGGATTGAGGTGATTTTCCTTCCTCTGTTACACTTTTGATTTCCACGAACTGCTCCATCATTAACCGGAAAGAAACAGAGACTATAACTGACTGTGAACCACTTTACTTTCACAAGATACAACTTTTTGCATTATTTCGGGAGAGAGCTCAAATgtgaattcaaatattttttgtgaataattgtataaaaagatatttatgaATGGACGATTATCAGTAAGAACACTTGAACATGAATTTAtgcattcatgaatattttaaaaatgcagAATATATGCGAAAAATAAAGAGATTTACAGGATGTTGGTCCTATGTTGACGGGTGAAGGATAAAAAGGACATTTTTGTCTTTCAGACATTTCAAGTTTCtgtgtaaaattattttcttgatTCCATTACAGTTAATAGTGTGGTACGGAGAGTTCAATAGAGAGGGAGAAAAGGTGGATGTCGTCATGGCAAAACATCAGGCAGAGGCACGGAGAAAACGTCGATCACTGGACGCTCAGACGGGATCACGAGTTAGTCGTGACAGTACCAACAAAATAGTAAGTACCTATTTAAAAtctgcatattatagagttatcttcccttgtgcgtaggtatcgattgtgatatcatgtgtttgcgagcatgacgtgatattttcagagaaaatgacgcAAGTTTCGATCAGAAAATGATGACGTTACAACgaatacctactcgcaagggaggtaactctgtaatataaagACGGAATACTGAACCTGCTTGTTTTCTGAAACACTACATATACCAACCACTggcaaaatgaagaaaaattttGACTGTAATTTTAACTTAGAATTTTGTTCATTAATTGAGGATGTGCCAAGGTAAGATGTCTATTAAGGAAGACTGGAGTACACATAGAAAAATCACCAACTTACAGTCAggacctggcaactgctccacatatGCCTTGAATATGCATGCCAGATGAAGAAAGAAGCCTTATGGTAGCTAGAATGTCAGACCAGGCCACTATGGCCCAATTGACCTGACCTTATGCTCACATGTGGCAAATTTCTATAATGAGCACATAGGGTGTTTAGAAGTAAAACCAAACCAgtattttcatatacatgtacaagtatgtCGTTTAAGCAAGTACGGTATACTATGCAAAGACGGCCTCTTTTTACAAACATGAATAGCTTGATTATATAGATAAAGTAAAAAGAGCCTTTATACTAGTATCTCATACTCAGTGTAGGTAGAAAAGTTCTGTAAAATAATGCAAATACAGTTGGGACTGTCTGGGCAACCTTACAAgagacaccccccccccctcccccaaccTGCAATATAATTAGTCTGTTTTCACCTACTCCCTGTCTTAGTGAAAAGCGACCATGTTTTCACAACCCACAA
Coding sequences:
- the LOC138314373 gene encoding integrin alpha-8-like isoform X4; the protein is MCVLCKTMFPRLRYACRVVSCVFLCALLFFVDSTRGFNLEVEFPDVRTGSPGSMFGYSVAQHIDQGEGWLLVGSPTAATQQAGIIRGGAVYRCRANNTAEDCNMIPFDERGNSNQFNGSLYLAIEDKSHQWFGATVASSGNDGHILACAPRYVYKSPKADKRAPVGTCYLARYNSFQEFTPCKSSVDLNPNSVDQHNNQGSCQAGFSIAMSNNGERLLIGAPGAFYWQGQVHNIYLDQGNSRKDTGEEPQASDDSYRGYSSAVGRFDADNEDDYVVGVPRAEFLLGKVELWTQNMTSIRNISGEQVGAYFGYAVAVEDLDGNKLHDIVVGAPFYSDYSSTKSYDTGRVYIYYQNKQGEFSTSDIVDTEVRQFRPNKRTRYDILDGHSPKSRFGSALIGLGDLNIDGFKDLAVGAPYGGRENRGAVYIYLGSERGIVTKVSQVIEGVDLKPNIGTFGWSLSGGQDLDGNRYPDLLVGAYSSNNAVYLKARPIVYVAASLKIDPKKISLDRKVCNYKGPKATHKVTCVTLFTCIKYDGIGVPRQLVFDLSWRFDVDKKTLDQKRMYQLNTNQVVEYVNNKRLTKNKAWCQNSFVYIRNDIRDKLAPINVQFEFKLKKRSLARRRRSLQPILDQYTPTLVNTTGHIQKECGEDERCIPDVWGTAYTFTDNVKLGSTSNIDIVVHLENRGEGAFETMLYIELPRGVQYNGIQDRKFTIPFSCDRYTTNDTNLVTCDMGNPLPTKAKANFTLRVTPGDIDGNMDKLMFKFVINSSNAELNSTYSDNTFYVSIPVIQSADIIIIGRLGENQTEQIVYNDTGVAIYKDSIYGPPVVHEYDVRNLGPSDIKESMIDIYWPSFDDVGRNLLHLTHTPEVIGQQNSLCETIVITPFNSSLIVWYGEFNREGEKVDVVMAKHQAEARRKRRSLDAQTGSRVSRDSTNKIVCNKNWCTIIRCRLGYMKPQDSAVVRIRSRIWTDTLVKSGLTSEPYLITSQAVAEVRKMPYSIRVSNDTYNIATYEIGSYVNAKKLAPQPKSVESWVIVVAVSAGLLLLLLLIVLLWWCGFFQRKRPEEKSLF
- the LOC138314373 gene encoding integrin alpha-8-like isoform X1, with product MCVLCKTMFPRLRYACRVVSCVFLCALLFFVDSTRGFNLEVEFPDVRTGSPGSMFGYSVAQHIDQGEGWLLVGSPTAATQQAGIIRGGAVYRCRANNTAEDCNMIPFDERGNSNQFNGSLYLAIEDKSHQWFGATVASSGNDGHILACAPRYVYKSPKADKRAPVGTCYLARYNSFQEFTPCKSSVDLNPNSVDQHNNQGSCQAGFSIAMSNNGERLLIGAPGAFYWQGQVHNIYLDQGNSRKDTGEEPQASDDSYRGYSSAVGRFDADNEDDYVVGVPRAEFLLGKVELWTQNMTSIRNISGEQVGAYFGYAVAVEDLDGNKLHDIVVGAPFYSDYSSTKSYDTGRVYIYYQNKQGEFSTSDIVDTEVRQFRPNKRTRYDILDGHSPKSRFGSALIGLGDLNIDGFKDLAVGAPYGGRENRGAVYIYLGSERGIVTKVSQVIEGVDLKPNIGTFGWSLSGGQDLDGNRYPDLLVGAYSSNNAVYLKARPIVYVAASLKIDPKKISLDRKVCNYKGPKATHKVTCVTLFTCIKYDGIGVPRQLVFDLSWRFDVDKKTLDQKRMYQLNTNQVVEYVNNKRLTKNKAWCQNSFVYIRNDIRDKLAPINVQFEFKLKKRSLARRRRSLQPILDQYTPTLVNTTGHIQKECGEDERCIPDVWGTAYTFTDNVKLGSTSNIDIVVHLENRGEGAFETMLYIELPRGVQYNGIQDRKFTIPFSCDRYTTNDTNLVTCDMGNPLPTKAKANFTLRVTPGDIDGNMDKLMFKFVINSSNAELNSTYSDNTFYVSIPVIQSADIIIIGRLGENQTEQIVYNDTGVAIYKDSIYGPPVVHEYDVRNLGPSDIKESMIDIYWPSFDDVGRNLLHLTHTPEVIGQQNSLCETIVITPFNSSLIVWYGEFNREGEKVDVVMAKHQAEARRKRRSLDAQTGSRVSRDSTNKIVCNKNWCTIIRCRLGYMKPQDSAVVRIRSRIWTDTLVKSGLTSEPYLITSQAVAEVRKMPYSIRVSNDTYNIATYEIGSYVNAKKLAPQPKSVESWVIVVAVSAGLLLLLLLIVLLWWCGFFRRKRREQEETYAAKPLMTNGANNTKYDINSKRYE
- the LOC138314373 gene encoding integrin alpha-8-like isoform X3; the protein is MCVLCKTMFPRLRYACRVVSCVFLCALLFFVDSTRGFNLEVEFPDVRTGSPGSMFGYSVAQHIDQGEGWLLVGSPTAATQQAGIIRGGAVYRCRANNTAEDCNMIPFDERGNSNQFNGSLYLAIEDKSHQWFGATVASSGNDGHILACAPRYVYKSPKADKRAPVGTCYLARYNSFQEFTPCKSSVDLNPNSVDQHNNQGSCQAGFSIAMSNNGERLLIGAPGAFYWQGQVHNIYLDQGNSRKDTGEEPQASDDSYRGYSSAVGRFDADNEDDYVVGVPRAEFLLGKVELWTQNMTSIRNISGEQVGAYFGYAVAVEDLDGNKLHDIVVGAPFYSDYSSTKSYDTGRVYIYYQNKQRQFRPNKRTRYDILDGHSPKSRFGSALIGLGDLNIDGFKDLAVGAPYGGRENRGAVYIYLGSERGIVTKVSQVIEGVDLKPNIGTFGWSLSGGQDLDGNRYPDLLVGAYSSNNAVYLKARPIVYVAASLKIDPKKISLDRKVCNYKGPKATHKVTCVTLFTCIKYDGIGVPRQLVFDLSWRFDVDKKTLDQKRMYQLNTNQVVEYVNNKRLTKNKAWCQNSFVYIRNDIRDKLAPINVQFEFKLKKRSLARRRRSLQPILDQYTPTLVNTTGHIQKECGEDERCIPDVWGTAYTFTDNVKLGSTSNIDIVVHLENRGEGAFETMLYIELPRGVQYNGIQDRKFTIPFSCDRYTTNDTNLVTCDMGNPLPTKAKANFTLRVTPGDIDGNMDKLMFKFVINSSNAELNSTYSDNTFYVSIPVIQSADIIIIGRLGENQTEQIVYNDTGVAIYKDSIYGPPVVHEYDVRNLGPSDIKESMIDIYWPSFDDVGRNLLHLTHTPEVIGQQNSLCETIVITPFNSSLIVWYGEFNREGEKVDVVMAKHQAEARRKRRSLDAQTGSRVSRDSTNKIVCNKNWCTIIRCRLGYMKPQDSAVVRIRSRIWTDTLVKSGLTSEPYLITSQAVAEVRKMPYSIRVSNDTYNIATYEIGSYVNAKKLAPQPKSVESWVIVVAVSAGLLLLLLLIVLLWWCGFFRRKRREQEETYAAKPLMTNGANNTKYDINSKRYE
- the LOC138314373 gene encoding integrin alpha-V-like isoform X2 — its product is MCVLCKTMFPRLRYACRVVSCVFLCALLFFVDSTRGFNLEVEFPDVRTGSPGSMFGYSVAQHIDQGEGWLLVGSPTAATQQAGIIRGGAVYRCRANNTAEDCNMIPFDERGNSNQFNGSLYLAIEDKSHQWFGATVASSGNDGHILACAPRYVYKSPKADKRAPVGTCYLARYNSFQEFTPCKSSSLGYDKGGYCEAGFSAAFSNNGERLLIGAPGAFYWQGQVHNIYLDQGNSRKDTGEEPQASDDSYRGYSSAVGRFDADNEDDYVVGVPRAEFLLGKVELWTQNMTSIRNISGEQVGAYFGYAVAVEDLDGNKLHDIVVGAPFYSDYSSTKSYDTGRVYIYYQNKQGEFSTSDIVDTEVRQFRPNKRTRYDILDGHSPKSRFGSALIGLGDLNIDGFKDLAVGAPYGGRENRGAVYIYLGSERGIVTKVSQVIEGVDLKPNIGTFGWSLSGGQDLDGNRYPDLLVGAYSSNNAVYLKARPIVYVAASLKIDPKKISLDRKVCNYKGPKATHKVTCVTLFTCIKYDGIGVPRQLVFDLSWRFDVDKKTLDQKRMYQLNTNQVVEYVNNKRLTKNKAWCQNSFVYIRNDIRDKLAPINVQFEFKLKKRSLARRRRSLQPILDQYTPTLVNTTGHIQKECGEDERCIPDVWGTAYTFTDNVKLGSTSNIDIVVHLENRGEGAFETMLYIELPRGVQYNGIQDRKFTIPFSCDRYTTNDTNLVTCDMGNPLPTKAKANFTLRVTPGDIDGNMDKLMFKFVINSSNAELNSTYSDNTFYVSIPVIQSADIIIIGRLGENQTEQIVYNDTGVAIYKDSIYGPPVVHEYDVRNLGPSDIKESMIDIYWPSFDDVGRNLLHLTHTPEVIGQQNSLCETIVITPFNSSLIVWYGEFNREGEKVDVVMAKHQAEARRKRRSLDAQTGSRVSRDSTNKIVCNKNWCTIIRCRLGYMKPQDSAVVRIRSRIWTDTLVKSGLTSEPYLITSQAVAEVRKMPYSIRVSNDTYNIATYEIGSYVNAKKLAPQPKSVESWVIVVAVSAGLLLLLLLIVLLWWCGFFRRKRREQEETYAAKPLMTNGANNTKYDINSKRYE